The Fusarium graminearum PH-1 chromosome 2, whole genome shotgun sequence genome includes a region encoding these proteins:
- a CDS encoding 60S ribosomal protein L14-B, with amino-acid sequence MGDAVIEGSNWRLVEVGRVVVINGDHPFAGHLATIVEIIDHKRILVDGPSANASLATPRQAVPLNKVLLSSLVVEGLNRGSRTGVVRKLWEKSEIDSKWEQTNWAKKRDQMERRKALTDFERFQVLRLKKQRRFEERKALAKVKASA; translated from the exons ATGGGCGACGCAGTCATTGAGGGTTCAAACTGGCGCCTCGTTGAGGTTGGCCGAGTCGTTGTTATCAACGGCGACCACCCCTTCGCTGGCCACCTGGCCACGAtcgtcgagatcatcgaCCACAAGCGA ATTCTCGTCGACGGCCCTTCCGCGAACGCTAGCCTCGCCACTCCCCGACAAGCTGTTCCCCTCAACAAGGttctcctctcctctctcgTTGTTGAGGGCCTGAACCGCGGTTCCCGAACTGGTGTTGTCCGAAAGCTCTGGGAGAAGTCCGAGATCGACTCCAAGTGGGAGCAGACCAACTGGGCCAAGAAGCGGGACCAGATGGAGCGAAGGAAGGCTCTTACCGACTTCGAGCGTTTCCAGGTTCTCCGACTCAAGAAGCAGCGACGATTCGAAGAGCGCAAGGCTctggccaaggtcaaggcctcCGCATAA